Proteins found in one Odocoileus virginianus isolate 20LAN1187 ecotype Illinois chromosome 10, Ovbor_1.2, whole genome shotgun sequence genomic segment:
- the TRIM29 gene encoding tripartite motif-containing protein 29 isoform X2: MEAAEASRSNGASPDVRDARSPLSPSGSLENGVKAEGKEAKTANGHGGEAAEGKGAGGALKPGEGKGSLFSGSEWRRPIIQFVESVDDKGSSYFSMDSGEGRRSPYAGLQLGAAKKPPVTFAEKGELRRSMFSEPRKPSVSIVEPGDVRRNSYPRGDSSTLLRSKSGSEEVLCDSCIGNKQKAVKSCLVCQASFCELHLKPHLEGAAFRDHQLLEPIRDFEARKCPLHGKTMELFCQTDQTCICYLCMFQEHKNHSTVTVEEAKAEKETELSLQKEQLQLKIIEIEDEAEKWQKEKDRIKSFTTNEKAILEQSFRDLVRDLEKQKEEVRAALEQREQDAVDQVKVIVDALEERAKVLQDDKQTREQLHNISDSVLFLQEFGALMSNYSLPPPLPTYHVLLEGEGLGQSLGNCKDDLLNVCMRHVEKMCKADLSRNFIERNHMENGGDHRYMNNYSNSYTSEWSAPDAMKRYSMYLTPKGGARTSYQPASPSRLSKEKNFNNLYGTKGNYTSRVWEYSSTIQSSDDVPAVQGSSSFSLKGYPSLIRSQSPKAQPQTWKSSKQTLLSHYRPFYVNKGTGVGSNEAP, from the exons ATGGAAGCTGCAGAGGCCTCCAGGAGCAACGGAGCCAGCCCGGACGTCAGGGATGCCCGCAGCCCCCTGAGCCCTAGTGGAAGCCTGGAGAATGGGGTCAAAGCTGAAGGCAAAGAGGCCAAGACTGCCAATGGGCACGGCGGGGAGGCGGCCGAGGGCAAGGGCGCAGGTGGTGCCCTGAAGCCGGGCGAAGGCAAGGGCTCCCTGTTCTCTGGCAGTGAGTGGCGGCGGCCCATCATCCAGTTTGTCGAGTCGGTGGATGACAAGGGATCCAGCTACTTCAGCATGGACTCTGGGGAAGGCAGGCGGTCGCCCTATGCCGGGCTCCAGCTGGGGGCTGCCAAGAAGCCGCCTGTCACCTTTGCCGAGAAGGGAGAGCTGCGCAGGTCCATGTTCTCAGAGCCCCGCAAGCCCTCGGTGTCCATCGTGGAGCCCGGGGACGTCCGGCGGAACAGCTACCCCCGGGGCGACTCCAGCACCCTCCTGCGCTCCAAGTCGGGCTCCGAGGAGGTCCTATGCGACTCGTGCATCGGCAACAAGCAGAAGGCCGTCAAGTCTTGCCTGGTGTGCCAGGCCTCCTTCTGCGAGCTGCACCTCAAGCCCCACCTGGAGGGCGCCGCCTTCCGCGACCACCAGCTGCTCGAGCCCATCCGGGACTTCGAGGCCCGCAAGTGCCCTCTGCACGGAAAGACCATGGAGCTCTTCTGCCAGACGGACCAGACCTGCATCTGCTACCTCTGCATGTTCCAGGAGCACAAGAACCACAGCACTGTGACCGTGGAAGAGGCCAAGGCCGAGAAGGAG ACGGAGCTGTCACTACAAAAGGAGCAGCTGCAGCTCAAGATCATTGAGATAGAAGATGAAGCTGAGAagtggcagaaggagaaggaccGCATCAAG AGCTTCACCACCAATGAGAAGGCCATCCTGGAGCAGAGCTTCCGGGACCTGGTGCGGGACCTGGAGAAGCAGAAGGAGGAAGTGAGGGCTGCGCTGGAGCAGCGGGAGCAGGATGCAGTGGACCAGGTGAAGGTGATCGTGGATGCTCTGGAAGAGAGGGCCAAGGTGCTGCAGGACGACAAACAGACCAGGGAGCAGCTGCACAACATCAGCGACTCGGTGCTGTTTCTGCAG GAATTTGGTGCTTTGATGAGCAATTACTCCCTCCCGCCACCCCTGCCCACCTATCATGTTCTGCTGGAGGGGGAGGGCCTGGGGCAGTCACTGGGCAACTGCAAGGACGACCTGCTTAATGTGTGCATGCGCCACGTTGAGAAGATGTGCAAGGCGGACCTGAGCCGCAACTTCATTGAGAGGAACCACATGGAGAATG GGGGTGACCATCGCTACATGAACAACTACAGTAACAGCTACACCAGTGAGTGGAGTGCTCCAGACGCGATGAAGAGATACTCCATGTACCTGACGCCCAAGG GTGGGGCCAGGACCTCGTACCAGCCGGCCTCCCCCAGCCGCCTCTCCAAGGAGAAGAACTTCAACAATCTCTACGGCACCAAAG GTAACTACACCTCCCGGGTCTGGGAATACTCCTCCACCATTCAGAGCTCTGACGACGTGCCTGCGGTGCAAGGCAGCTCCTCCTTCTCCCTGAAAG